The DNA window AAAGAATGTGGTCTGCAGTTGGAGTCTGCCGTGCGTTGGCGGTCTCCAGGGCTGGCAGTTGTTAACAAGCAGTCACTGTTGTTTTCGCCATGACGGCTGGGGGGCCTTCGCATGGCAACGAATCAAGCATCACTCCGTGTATCCATTCTCGAAGGACCGTGGGCCGCGTGGCAGGGACTGGCTGACGGGCTCCGTGGGGAAGGACTGCACATCACCTCGTTGACGAGGGACGTGCGCCTCTTCCTGGACGGGCTCGGCACAGATCCGCCCCAGGTGGCCATCCTCGATGTCGAGGGCGATGGCGAAGCGGCCATTGGCTGTTCCGTGACCGAGGGCATCAACCTGCTGCGCGAGGCACGCAAGCGCCGGCTGGAGGTGCGCATGCTGCTGCTGTCGGCGGTGAGCACCCCGGAGATCATCTCGCAGTGCTTCGACGAAGGGGCCTCGGGCTATCTCTTCCGCGCCGGGCTGGGCGTCAACGCCGTGTCGTCGGCGATCCAGTCCCTGGTGCGAGGCGAGCGCCTGTTCCCGGTGCAGCTGTTGCGCAATGACTTCGAGCACCCGCCCGTCACGTCACCCACCGCGAGCGTGCTGTTGGCGCTCACGCAGCGCGAGCGCGAGGTGCTGGCCTACGTGGCAGGAGGCGCGGACAACTTGAAGATCGCCGCGCACCTGCAGATCGCCGAGCGCACGGTGAAGTCCCACGTCACGCAGCTCTACCGGAAGTTGGGCGCCGAGAACCGCACGCAGCTGGCCTTGCGCGCGTGCCACCTGGGCGTCCGGCCGCCCCCGGACCTCTGAGTCCTCGCGCGCGGGTTCACGCTCGCGCGCGCTGACAGCCCAGCGCGGCGCGAATCACCGCCACCCGGTTGCGGGGTGGCGGATGGACACGCTCGCGCGTTGGACTCAGTTCTTCTTGCTGGCCATCTCTTCCATCTTCTTGCGGAGGCTCAGCGGACGCATGTCCGTCCAGACCTCCTTGATGTACGCGAGGCACTCGGCCTTCAGGCCCTGCTTGCCCGCGTCCTTCCAGCCGAGGGCGTTCTCGCGATCCGCCGGCCAGATGGAGTACTGCTCCTCGTGGTTCACGACAACCTTGTACACCGTGGTGTCTTCGCGCTCGTCCGACATGGCTGACTCCTGGAAGGAGCACCTTCGTCGCACATCCCGGGAAAATCGGTCAAGGCCGTGGCAGGTGGGATGTCGTCATCTGTTGCCCCGATTTCACCGGGGGCATGGGCCCTGGAGGGATGGGCTGAGGGCTCGGTCCTGGGCGGGTCCGCCGCGCCCGTGTGCGAGAGCGCGGCGGTGATCCGCGAGGGGACGACTACTTCTTGTCCTGACGCGACATCTTCACGAGCGAGGCGACGGACGCCTGGCCGAGGCCGCGGTTCATGTTGCTCGGGTCCTTGGGGTCCTCGGCCCAGAAGCGGAAGATGACGGTGCGCGGATCATCCGCCTTGAGTTCGACGGGGAAGGGCGCCTGGAAGAAGCCCGGCGCGTCCTCGGAGCCGGGAGGCAGGGTGCCGCCCTGGGCCACTGGCTGCCACTCCAGCTCCTTGTCGAGGGTCGACCACATCAGCTTGTCCAGGGCGATGGGCTTGTCCACGAGGGCGAAGTCCACCTGGCGCACGTGGATGACGGTGCCCGTGGTGTTGCTGAGCACCACGCCTGGATCGACGGCGACGAGGTCGTCCCGGAAGTTGGCCCACTGGTGCCCCACGGCGATCACGTCGCCGATGAAGATGCGCTGCTTGGTCCAGTAGAACGGGGGCAGGTTGCCCGCGTTGTGGCCCTTGGTCATCCCCGCCACGGGCGAGTTGGTGCAGAAGCCGATGTGCGCGATCTCACCCGGCTGCACCCACGCGGTGTTCGACTGGAAGTGCAGATCCGTGACGTTGCCCGAGTGCACCTCGCGCGGCGTACCGAACGGGTTCAGGCTGCCCAGGTAGTGGGTGCAGATCTTCGTCGGACCCGTCAGCGTGACGTGCAGATCGTTGGCGGCGTTCGGCGTGTTGTTGGTGATGTCCACGTTGTAGCAGAACTCGGTGCACTCGGTGGAGCCGGGGGGCATGGGGGGCGGCGGCCAGCTCGGGATGTAGCTGCTGAGCGCGGAGGCGCTGACGCCCGTGGTGACGACCGCGGCTGCGGCCAGGAGGAGGGCGCGCTTGGCGCCGAAGCGGGGGAGGAAGCTCACGTGTCCGAGACCTCTGCCCCGAGCTGGGGCGGCTGGTGGGAGCCCGCTCTCTGAGCGTGAACTGAGCCATGCTCCGCGTGTGTCAGCGGCCTGGCTGCATGGGGCGCGGGGAGTAGCGCGCGAGGTCACGAATCGCGCGCCGCTGTGACCTGTCCAGCCACTGGCGCGCCGAGGACTGGGGCGCCTGGCGCTGCCCTTTGGGGAAGGCGCCGATGGGGGGGCGTCAATGGCAGACAGGAGCACGTGACTGTCCTTGCGGCGCTTGGGTTGTCTGGCGCGACTCAGGCTCCGCCGCCTACAGTGCGGCCGGCATGAGTGGATTCCTCGATGTGGTGGTTGAAGTGGGAGACGTGACGGACATCCGCGCTGACGCGGTCCTGCTCAAGTTCGCGCAGGGCTTCCATGGCGCGGATGGCGCGGTGTCACGCCGCTTGTCGGCGGTGGGCATCTCGCCCACCTTGCTGCAGCTGAAGCCCGGCGAGCACCGCTTCATCGACACGCAAGGGGGATTGGGGGCACCGCTCGCGCTGTTTCTGGGCACGGCGCGGCTGCGGGAGTTCGACTATCACCGCATCCGTGAGTTCGCCGGCCAGGCGCTCCAGGTGCTGGAGTCTCGGCCCGAGGTGAAGCACCTCGCGGGGCCCGTGCATGGGCCCAACTACGGACTCGACGAGGACGAGGCCGTGCTCGCGTTGGTGGGCGGGATGGTGGATGCCTTTCAGCAGGGGGTGGGGCCTCGGGAGCTCGCGCGCATCACCGTGGTGGAGATCCAACCCAAGCGCGTGACGCGAATGCGCAAGGCATTGGAGCTGGGCCTCACCGGCGCGCCCGGAGTCGAGCCGCTGCCGGGTGGCGTGGGCTTCCGCATCCAGCGCATGCGGCGGTTCATCGCTCAGCCGCCCATGGTGAGCGCGGGTGCGCCCGCCCAGGAGAAGCCGCACGCCTTCGTCGCGATGCCCTTCGCGCCCGAACTGGAGGACACCTTCCATTACGGTATCCAGGGGCCCGTCAAGGCGGCCGGACTCCTGTGTGAGCGCGTGGATCAGGCCGTGTTCGATGGGCCCATCATCCAGCGCATCCGCGACCGCATCGACACGGCGAAGGTGGTCATCGCGGACCTGTCCTTGGCCAATCCCAATGTCTATCTGGAAGTCGGCTACGCCTGGGGACGTGGCAAGCCCACCATCCTCCTCGTGCGCGACTTGCGTGAGCTGCGCTTCGACGTCGCCAGCTACCGATGTCTGGAATATCGAAGCATCCGGAACCTGGAGGAGCTGCTGACGCGCGAGCTGCAACGGCTCGGGTGAGGTTTCACCAACCGCGCGCGGCCACGTCCCAGGTCGCCACCGGCTGACCGCCTTCCAGCACGTGCAGGCGCGCGTGCAGGTTCACCGAGGCGCAGACGTGGTTGGGAATCACCCGCACGCGCTCGCCCACGCGGGGGCGCCATGGGGTGGCGGACAGGTCCAGCAGCCCGTGCTCTTCGGACAGGCTGCGCACCCCCACCTCGGGGTGCTCGCGCACCACGCCGTAGCCGGGCGCGGGGCCTTCCTCCTTGGCGAGCGCCTTCGAGCCCGCGTCGATGACCGCCTGTCCCGGCACGGCCGTGCTCACCACCGTGGCCAGGACCGAGTAGGCGCACTCGGACAGGTCGCACGCGCCCACGCTCGCGCTGTTGCGGTCGTTGAAGATGTTGATGCCGGGGCGGATCTCCGTGAGTCCCGCCACTTCATGCGAGCGCCACAACGTCGGTGTCGAGCCGCCGCTCACCACCTCGGGCGCCAGGCCTTGAGCGCGCAAGGCCTCGATGAACGCGCTCAGGCGGATGGACTGCTCGCGCAGCAAGGGGCGCAGCTCGTCCTGCGGGGCGCGCAGGTGTCCTGGGTAGAAGATGAGGCCGCGCAACGTGACGCCCGGCGCCTCGCGGACCGCCTGGGCCAGCGACACGGCCTCCTCGGGCGAGGCCACGCCGACGCGGCGCATGCCCATGTCCAGCTCGACGAGCACGCTCACCGGACGGCCCGAGGCGCGCGCGGCGCGAGACAGCCCCGCCAGCACCTCGCGCGAGTCGAGCGCCACGGAGAGGCGGACCTCGGGCGGCAGCGCCATGAGCCGCGCGAGCGTGGCCTCTCCGACGGGGGGATAGGCCAGCAGCACATCTCGGGCGACGGTGGACATCACCTCGGCCTCCCGCACGGTGGCCACGGTGATGCCGTCAGCGCCGGCCTCGAGTTGGAGCGCGGTGAGCTGGGGCGTCTTGTGCGTCTTGGTGTGAGGACGCCAGCGCAACCCGTGCTCGCGCGTATATGCGGCCACGCGCTGGAGGTTGGCCTTCACGAGGTCCAGGTCCACCACGGCGGCGGGCGTGTCGAGCTCGGCGAGCGAGGGCGTGGGCATCCCGCCATGTTGGCACCCTCGCTCGGAGGGCTCCAGGGCTCAGGCGTCGAGCGGGGGGGACTCTGGCTCGAAGTCGATGTTCGGGCGCTGCCACCGCCAGCCGCCACGCGTGAGGCTCGCCATCACCTCCGCGTCGAGCGTGCGCAGCGCGGAGAGCACCGCGGGCGGCGGGCGGGGCGCGCCCGGAGCGCTCTCCACGACGAAGCGCGGGGGAATCGAGCGCGCATCCACGCCGCCCATCACCACGCGCACGCGGCAGTGGTGCGGTGACAGCTCGGTGTCTCCCGACCAGCTCACCTCGCGGACCTGGAGGTCCACGGTGCCCGTGGGCTTGTGCCCGCGCAGCCCGGACACCATTCCATCCAACGCGGCGCGCGCGCGTTGATCGCGCTTCGTGCCGATGCGGTTCAACACCCACCAGCAGGTCCCTCCCGCGACGATGGGCGAGAGGACGAAGAACGGAATCAAGGGGCTCATGGAGGTTCCCGTGCGCGAGGCCCGCCCCGGGTATCCAGGGCGGGCGGTGCTTCATGCTACTTCGGCGCGGGCGCCGCCAGCTTCTTCGACGCGTTGGGCAGGTACGTCATGCCCAGCTCGTTGAAGAGGAAGGAGTAGACGTCCACCTCCTGCTCGACGCGGGCGGACAGCGGCGTGCCGGCGCCGTGGCCCGTCTCCGCGTTGGCGCGCAGGAGGATGGGGAACTTGGAGGCGGTGGCCGCCTGCATCCGCGCCACCATCTTGCGCGAGTGGAACGGGTCCACGCGCGGATCATTCGCGCCCGAGGTGAAGAGGACGGAGGGGTACTTCGTGCCGTCCACGACGTGGTGATAGGGCGAGTACCCGTACAGGGCCTTGAACTGCTCGGGGTCCTTCACCGAGCCGTACTCCGTCACGTTGAACTGACCGTTGGAGGTCTGCTCGGAGCGGAGCATGTCGTAGAGGCCCACGCGGGCGACGA is part of the Myxococcaceae bacterium JPH2 genome and encodes:
- a CDS encoding response regulator transcription factor, with the protein product MATNQASLRVSILEGPWAAWQGLADGLRGEGLHITSLTRDVRLFLDGLGTDPPQVAILDVEGDGEAAIGCSVTEGINLLREARKRRLEVRMLLLSAVSTPEIISQCFDEGASGYLFRAGLGVNAVSSAIQSLVRGERLFPVQLLRNDFEHPPVTSPTASVLLALTQREREVLAYVAGGADNLKIAAHLQIAERTVKSHVTQLYRKLGAENRTQLALRACHLGVRPPPDL
- a CDS encoding MbtH family protein: MSDEREDTTVYKVVVNHEEQYSIWPADRENALGWKDAGKQGLKAECLAYIKEVWTDMRPLSLRKKMEEMASKKN
- a CDS encoding D-TA family PLP-dependent enzyme translates to MPTPSLAELDTPAAVVDLDLVKANLQRVAAYTREHGLRWRPHTKTHKTPQLTALQLEAGADGITVATVREAEVMSTVARDVLLAYPPVGEATLARLMALPPEVRLSVALDSREVLAGLSRAARASGRPVSVLVELDMGMRRVGVASPEEAVSLAQAVREAPGVTLRGLIFYPGHLRAPQDELRPLLREQSIRLSAFIEALRAQGLAPEVVSGGSTPTLWRSHEVAGLTEIRPGINIFNDRNSASVGACDLSECAYSVLATVVSTAVPGQAVIDAGSKALAKEEGPAPGYGVVREHPEVGVRSLSEEHGLLDLSATPWRPRVGERVRVIPNHVCASVNLHARLHVLEGGQPVATWDVAARGW